In Carassius gibelio isolate Cgi1373 ecotype wild population from Czech Republic chromosome B20, carGib1.2-hapl.c, whole genome shotgun sequence, the following are encoded in one genomic region:
- the otofa gene encoding otoferlin isoform X4, with amino-acid sequence MALVVYLKTVTELRGKGDRIAKVTFRGLSFFSRVLENCEDEARFEQAFRWPIGSQVDGDEMLEIQVFNYSKVFTNRLIGTFRMVLQKVVEEGHLEVSDTLIDDNNSAIRTSISIEIKYQTMDGSVKVWSDGEFLDIPDDCDGTFQFETDSLLSGRSQSSGTSPGRSIHGIPTFRKTGKGVFSAMKLGKTRISKDDHKKGDDAAILDAEDLDRKTMRLGGGLDPDTISLASVTAVTTNVSNKRSKPDIKMEPSSGRLVDYQISVTVIEARQLVGLNMDPVVCVEIGEEKKYTSMKESTNCPYYNEYFVFDFHVPPDVMFDKILKISVIHSKNLLRSGTLVGTFKLDVGTVYSQAEHQFHHKWAMLSDPDDITAGCKGYVKCDIAVVGKGDNIKTPHKANETDEDDIEGNLLLPEGVPSERQWARFYVKIYRAEGLPKMNTSIMANVKKAFIGENRDLVDPYVLVQFAGQKGKTSVQKSSYEPIWNEQVIFTEMFPPLCRRLKVQIRDSDKVNDVAIGTHFIDLRKIANDGDKGFLPTMGPAWVNMYGSTRNYTLMDEHQDLNEGLGEGVSFRARLLISIAVEILDPSSAEIMSSTEVQIEPVSNMSESATGKMEEFFLFGSFLEATMIDRKIGDKAISFEVTIGNYGNQIDGVSKPASAKKKKEGGGESEEEETELIHNSSDEEGEDDGDLTSVPSTPPMKPVITDRNYFHLPYFEKKPCIYIKSWWQDQRRRLYNSNIMDKIADKLEEGLNDVQEIIKTEKAYPERRLRGVLEELSTSCSRFVTLANKDQNLSGRTKLDKERLKSCMRELESMAQQAKTIRSQVKRNTVRDKLKLVLNFLHRLRFLADEPQHSIPDVFIWMISNNKRIAYARIPSKDILYSIVDEEMGKDCGKVKAVFLRLPGKKGFGPAGWTVQAKLEMYLWLGLNKQRRDFLSGLPSGYEENKATKGTGIQAVPPISLVYNMKQVFQLRAHMYQARSLFAADSSGLSDPFARVFFSTHSQVTEVLSETLCPTWDQLLVFDNVELYGEAGELRDDPPIIVIELYDQDTVGKAEFIGRTFAKPLTKMVDEHYGPPRFPPQLEYYQIYRGNCAAGDLLAAFELLQIPYDDEEIRRALIAVHDFAVPQIKIGPAGRAALPPIDGPTDSDRGPILPVPLGIRPVLSRYRIEVLFWGLRDLKRINLAQVDRPRVDIECAGKGVQSALIQNYKKNPNFSTLVKWFEVDLPENELLHPPLNIRVVDCRAFGRYTLVGSHAVTSLRKFIYSPPDKTANNWAHTARLANGYMALTNGTSHSRPHSRPISHPSGEIVVNMDPEPHIKKMDTVVKMDATTDAVVKVDLNEDEKEKEKKKKKKKKGEEVDEEEPDESMLDWWSKYFASIETMMENLRAQEAALAEAEEREDLEIAAESAEIKADDFPMKGTKPKEKSKDKKSSKDKKKNHDGTDKRPPKPKVDELMVYNKELESEFGSFEDWLHTFNLFRGKAGDDIDHNVVDDDRIVGRFKGSLCMYKLPLSEEIIRDAGFDPNMGMFQSIPHNDPINVLIRIYIIRATDLHPADINGKADPYIVIRLGKSEIRDKENYISKQLNPVFGKSFDIEATFPMESMLTVAVYDWDLVGTDDLIGETKIDLENRYYSKHRATCGIASNYSVHGYNVWRDPQKPTQILAKLCKEAKLDGPNYGPGGKVKVANRIFLGPTEIEDESGLKKQTEEHLALTVLRHWEEIPRVGCKLIPEHVETRPLLNPDKPGIEQGRIEMWVDMFPMDVPAPGPAIDISPRKPKSFELRVIIWNTDDVVLEDDAFMTGEKMSDIYVRGWLKGQQEDKQDTDVHYHSLTGEGNFNWRFVFPFDYLMAEEKIVISKKESMFSWDETEYKIPARLTLQVWDADHFSADDFLGAIELDLNKFPRGAKTAKQCSLNMVLKEHELPTISIFKQKRVKGWWPFVARDENDEFELTGKVEAELHLLTAEEAEKNPVGLGRNEPEPLEKPNRPDTSLMWFMNPLRSIRYFIWHNYRWLILKALALLLLLLLVGLFLYSIPGYLVKKLLGA; translated from the exons gttaATTGGCACTTTCCGCATGGTTCTGCAGAAGGTGGTGGAGGAGGGTCACTTGGAGGTGTCTGACACTCTTATTGACGACAATAACTCAGCCATACGG aCAAGTATTTCCATAGAGATCAAATATCAGACCATGGACGGGAGTGTGAAGGTATGGAGCGATGGTGAATTCCTTGATATTCCAGATGACTGTGATGGAACTTTCCAGTTTGAGACAGACAGTCTACTCTCTGGACGCAGCCAGAGCTCTGGGACATCACCTGGACGTTCTATCCACGGCATTCCCACATTCCGCAA GACAGGAAAAGGAGTGTTTTCAGCCATGAAACTGGGAAAGACGCGCATCTCTAAAGATGACCACAAAAAAGGAG ATGACGCTGCCATTTTGGATGCAGAAGATCTTGATCGAAAGACCATGCGTCTGGGCGGTGGGCTCGACCCTGATACCATCTCACTGGCCTCTGTTACTGCAGTAACCACGAACGTCTCCAACAAAAG ATCAAAGCCTGACATTAAGATGGAGCCCAGTTCAGGGCGTCTTGTGGATTATCAG ATCAGCGTAACAGTAATCGAGGCCCGTCAGTTGGTTGGTTTGAACATGGATCCTGTGGTTTGTGTGGAAATTGGCGAGGAGAAGAAGTATACATCGATGAAGGAGTCCACAAACTGCCCCTACTACAATGAG TACTTTGTCTTTGACTTCCATGTGCCTCCAGATGTCATGTTTGACAAGATCCTGAAGATTTCG GTTATACATTCTAAAAACCTTCTACGAAGCGGTACTCTGGTGGGGACCTTCAAACTAGATGTGGGAACTGTTTACTCACAAGCTG AGCATCAGTTCCACCACAAATGGGCAATGCTGTCGGACCCTGATGACATCACAGCCGGCTGCAAAGGTTACGTTAAGTGTGATATTGCAGTCGTAGGAAAAGGAGACAACATCAAGACACCGCACAAGGCCAATGAAACAGATGAGGATGACATAGAGGG GAATCTTCTTTTGCCGGAGGGTGTTCCATCAGAGAGACAATGGGCTCGGTTTTATGTTAAGATTTACAGAGCTGAGGGACTACCAAAAATGAACACCAGCATCATGGCCAATGTGAAAAAAGCATTTATCGGGGAGAACAGGGATCTTGTGGACCCTTATGTCCTGGTGCAATTTGCAGGGCAGAAG GGTAAAACGTCAGTTCAGAAGAGCAGCTACGAGCCCATCTGGAATGAGCAAGTAATCTTCACCGAGATGTTCCCACCTTTGTGTAGGCGACTGAAAGTTCAGATCCGTGATTCAGACAAGGTGAATGATGTTGCCATAGGAACCCATTTCATCGATCTACGAAAGATCGCAAACGATGGAGACAAAG GGTTCCTACCTACTATGGGCCCAGCCTGGGTGAATATGTATGGTTCTACCCGTAACTACACCCTGATGGATGAGCACCAGGACCTAAATGAGGGGCTGGGGGAAGGTGTGTCTTTTAGGGCACGCCTCCTCATTAGTATCGCAGTGGAGATCCTGGACCCCTCCTCTGCAGAAATAATGAGCTCTACTGAGGTACAAATAGAGCCGGTGTCCAACATGTCAGAG agtgccacgggGAAGATGGAGGAATTTTTCCTTTTTGGATCGTTCTTGGAGGCCACAATGATAGACAGAAAAATTGGTGATAAAGCCATCAGCTTTGAAGTCACTATCG GTAACTATGGTAACCAGATTGATGGAGTGAGCAAGCCTGCATCAGCAAAGAAGAAGAAAGAGGGTGGAGGGGAGAGTGAAGAAGAGGAGACTGAGCTCATCCATAACTCCAGCGATGAAGAGGGAGAGGATGATGGAGATTTGACATCTGTGCCGTCCACCCCTCCTATGAAACCAGTTATAACTGACAG GAATTACTTCCACTTGCCTTACTTTGAAAAGAAACCCTGCATTTACATCAAGAGCTGGTGGCAAGATCAGAGGAGACGACTCTACAACTCCAATATAATGGACAAGATTGCAGATAAACTG GAGGAAGGTCTGAATGATGTTCAAGAAATCATAAAAACAGAGAAAGCATATCCAGAACGCAGACTTCGAGGAGTTTTAGAGGAGCTTAGCACAAGTTGCAG TCGATTTGTTACACTGGCAAACAAAGATCAGAATCTATCCGGAAGAACCAAGCTGGACAAAGAGAGGCTCAAGTCCTGCATGAGAGAGTTG GAGAGTATGGCTCAGCAGGCGAAGACTATCCGCTCACAGGTGAAGAGAAACACAGTTCGAGACAAACTCAAGCTAGTGTTGAATTTCCTTCACAGGCTTCGTTTCCTGGCAGATGAG CCCCAGCACAGCATCCCTGATGTGTTCATATGGATGATTAGCAACAACAAACGCATAGCGTACGCCCGCATTCCCTCCAAAGACATCCTCTACTCAATTGTTGACGAAGAGATGGGAAAGGACTGTGGGAAAGTTaaagctgtttttctcagg CTGCCTGGAAAGAAAGGCTTTGGGCCTGCTGGCTGGACAGTTCAGGCTAAACTGGAGATGTATTTGTGGCTGGGCTTGAACAAACAGAGGAGGGACTTCTTGAGCGGCCTCCCTAGCGGCTATGAAGAAAACAAGGCTACTAAGGGAACCGGCATTCAAGCTGTTCCTCCCATCAGCCTGGTTTATAACA TGAAGCAGGTGTTTCAGCTGAGGGCCCACATGTATCAGGCTCGCAGTCTGTTTGCTGCTGACAGTAGCGGCCTGTCTGACCCTTTTGCAAGGGTTTTCTTCTCCACCCACAGCCAGGTGACAGAG GTCCTCAGTGAGACTCTTTGTCCTACATGGGATCAGTTGCTTGTGTTTGATAATGTTGAACTCTACGGTGAGGCTGGGGAACTCCGTGATGATCCACCAATCATTGTCATTGAACTGTATGACCAAGACACTGTG GGGAAAGCTGAGTTCATTGGGCGAACATTTGCAAAGCCACTAACTAAGATGGTTGATGAACACTACGGGCCGCCACGGTTTCCCCCTCAGCTGGAGTACTACCAAATCTACAGAGGAAACTGCGCTGCAGGAGATCTGTTGGCTGCTTTTGAGCTCCTGCAG ATTCCTTATGATGATGAGGAGATCAGGAGGGCCCTTATTGCTGTCCATGACTTTGCTGTACCTCAGATCAAG ATTGGTCCAGCAGGGCGGGCAGCTCTTCCTCCAATTGATGGGCCGACTGATTCTGACCGTGGACCCATTCTTCCTGTTCCATTGGGCATACGACCAGTTCTCAGCAGATATCGTATAGAG GTCCTGTTCTGGGGTCTGAGGGACCTTAAAAGAATCAATCTGGCTCAGGTGGACAGGCCTCGCGTGGACATCGAGTGTGCAGGGAAAGGAGTTCAGTCAGCCCTCATTCAGAACTACAAGAAGAATCCTAACTTCAGCACGTTAGTAAAGTGGTTTGAAGTG GATCTGCCAGAAAATGAGCTTCTTCATCCACCACTCAATATTCGGGTGGTGGACTGCAGGGCATTCGGACGCTACACCTTGGTGGGGTCTCATGCCGTGACCAGCCTTCGCAAGTTCATCTACAGCCCCCCAGACAAGACTGCTAACAACTGGGCTCACACCG CTAGACTGGCCAATGGCTACATGGCTCTCACGAATGGGACATCTCATTCCCGCCCCCACTCCCGTCCCATTTCTCATCCCTCAGGTGAAATTGTGGTCAACATGGACCCTGAACCCCACATTAAGAAGATGGACACAGTTGTCAAGATGGATGCT ACCACCGATGCTGTTGTTAAAGTAGACTTG AATGAGGAtgagaaggagaaagagaaaaagaaaaagaagaaaaagaaaggagaAGAAGTGGACGAGGAGGAGCCGGATGAGAGCATGTTGGACTGGTGGTCCAAATACTTTGCCTCAATAGAGACTATGATGGAG AATCTCAGAGCCCAGGAGGCTGCTCTGGCAGAGGCAGAGGAAAGAGAAGATTTGGAGATAGCAGCAGAGAGTGCAG AGATCAAAGCTGATGACTTTCCTATGAAAGGCACCAAACCCAAGGAGAAGAGCAAAGACAAGAAGAGCTCCAAGGACAAAAAGAAGAACCACGATGGCACAGATAAACGACCTCCAAAACCAAAAGTTGATGAACTCATG GTGTACAATAAAGAGCTGGAGAGTGAGTTTGGTAGCTTTGAGGACTGGCTCCACACCTTCAACCTGTTTAGAGGAAAGGCTGGAGATGACATTGACCACAATGTGGTTGATGATGACAGGATTGTGGGCAGATTCAAG GGCTCCCTCTGTATGTATAAACTCCCACTGTCTGAGGAGATCATCAGGGACGCAGGATTTGACCCAAACATGGGCATGTTCCAAAGTATTCCTCACAATGACCCTATCAATGTTCTCATAAGGATTTATATCATTAGA GCAACAGATCTGCATCCCGCGGATATAAATGGTAAAGCAGATCCTTATATAGTCATTCGATTGGGAAAGTCAGAGATTCGGGACAAGGAGAACTACATATCCAAGCAGCTAAATCCTGTCTTTGGAAA ATCGTTCGACATAGAGGCTACGTTCCCAATGGAGTCCATGCTGACGGTTGCAGTATATGACTGGGATTTGGTTGGAACTGACGACCTGATTGGTGAGACTAAGATCGATTTGGAGAACCGATACTACAGCAAACACAGAGCCACATGTGGCATTGCATCCAACTACTCTGT CCATGGTTACAATGTATGGCGTGACCCTCAGAAGCCAACCCAGATCCTTGCTAAGTTGTGCAAAGAAGCTAAACTGGATGGACCCAATTATGGACCTGGTGGGAAGGTCAAAGTTGCAAACCGCATCTTTCTTGGGCCAACAGAAATTGAAGATGAGAGCG GTCTGAAGAAGCAGACTGAAGAACACTTGGCTCTTACGGTTCTTAGGCATTGGGAGGAGATCCCACGTGTTGGTTGCAAACTCATCCCTGAGCATGTGGAGACCAGACCGCTCCTCAACCCAGACAAGCCAGGCATAGAGCAG GGAAGGATTGAAATGTGGGTGGACATGTTTCCTATGGATGTACCAGCACCAGGACCAGCCATTGACATATCACCACGCAAACCAAAGAG CTTTGAGCTTCGTGTTATTATTTGGAACACTGATGACGTAGTTCTAGAGGACGATGCTTTCATGACAGGAGAGAAGATGTCTGACATCTATGTCAGGGG TTGGCTAAAAGGACAGCAGGAGGACAAACAGGACACAGACGTGCATTATCACTCTCTAACTGGGGAAGGAAACTTCAACTGGCGCTTTGTTTTCCCTTTTGACTATCTCATGGCTGAGGAGAAGATAGTCATCTCTAAGAAGGAATCCATGTTTTCCTGGGATGAGACCGAGTACAAGATTCCTGCTCGACTCACCCTTCAAGTATGGGATGCTGACCATTTCTCCGCAGATGACTTCCTGG GTGCGATTGAGCTGGACTTGAATAAGTTTCCCCGTGGGGCAAAAACAGCTAAGCAGTGCTCTCTCAACATGGTTCTCAAAGAGCATGAGCTGCCAACCATCTCCATCTTCAAACAGAAAAGAGTGAAGGGCTGGTGGCCATTTGTGGCCCGGGATGAGAATGATGAATTTGAGCTCACA GGGAAAGTGGAGGCAGAGCTCCATCTGTTGACAGCGGAGGAGGCAGAGAAAAATCCAGTCGGCCTTGGGCGGAATGAACCTGAACCACTTGAGAAACCAAA TCGTCCAGACACCAGTCTAATGTGGTTCATGAACCCTCTGAGGTCCATACGATACTTCATTTGGCACAACTACCGCTGGCTGATCCTGAAGGCTCTGgccctgctgctcctcctcctcctcgttgGGCTCTTCCTCTACTCTATTCCTGGATACTTGGTCAAGAAACTCCTAGGGGCATGA